The Schistocerca nitens isolate TAMUIC-IGC-003100 chromosome 7, iqSchNite1.1, whole genome shotgun sequence genome contains a region encoding:
- the LOC126195595 gene encoding piggyBac transposable element-derived protein 4-like has translation MSIVHVPNTRDYWGEVTGTHLIKTTMTVNQYEQIRKFLHFNDNSAMIPRGEKGHDRLFKIRPIIELMRSRFQTIPVEECVSVDEQICSTKARSYLKQYMPNKPHKYGYKLFVISGISGYAYDFEIFTGDENEPEKRVTEEEDLGASANVVVRLSRILPRNMNHKLYCDNYYTSLPLLVWLHKQGIYSLGTVRRNRVPDCKLPSEAELKKMA, from the coding sequence atgtcaatagttcatgtacctaatacgagggattactggggagaagttactggtactcatctgatcaagacaacaatgacagtgaatcagtatgagcaaatacgtaagtttcttcacttcaatgacaacagtgcaatgatacccaggggtgaaaaaggtcatgatagactcttcaagataagacccataatagaattgatgagatctcggtttcaaacaatacctgttgaggagtgtgtttctgttgatgaacagatatgttcaacaaaggctagaagttatttgaaacaatacatgccaaacaagcctcataaatatggatacaaattatttgttattagtggcatatctggttatgcctacgattttgagattttcactggagatgaaaatgaaccagaaaaaagagtgactgaggaggaagacttgggagcaagtgcaaatgttgtagttcgactcagtaggatactaccaagaaatatgaaccacaaactgtactgtgacaattattacacaagtctgccactgcttgtatggttacataaacaaggaatttactcacttgggacagtcagaagaaacagagtgccagactgcaagctcccttcagaagctgagctgaagaaaatggcatga